A genomic segment from Bradyrhizobium sp. CB1015 encodes:
- a CDS encoding carboxyl transferase domain-containing protein codes for MSFKKLLIANRGEIAIRIARAAADAGIATVAIHPADDALSLHVRVADEAIEIPGRGARAYLDIEAVVKAAKSTACDAVHPGYGFLSENAAFAKACADAGITFVGPKAAALELFGDKVAARQLAKRCGVPIIAGTSGPSSLEEITAFFASLGSNAAIVIKAMAGGGGRGMRVVENAADLAEAYARCQSEAKAAFGFDGVYAERLIRQARHIEVQIIGDRHGAISHLWERECTIQRRHQKLVEVAPSPSLSDPLRGRIIEAAKQLAGAASYDNLGTFEFLVDGTAEDSFAFIEANPRLQVEHTVTEEVLDVDLVRAQLAVAAGSTLASLGLAQDSIPKPRGHAMQLRVNMETLDETGATHPTGGVLAVFEPPSGPGVRVDSFGYAGYKTSAAFDSLLAKVIVHTPSEAWHDVVAKASRGLREFRIDGVVTNIAFLQAVLAHPDFRTNRIATDFIDRNIAKLVEASDGAAKPLYFAAAERSGGHSVEAHVAQAVPEGTVMVAAPLQGTIVTIQVREGEIVRPGQQLAVIESMKMEHLVMAERGGRVTKLVAGDGVTLMHGEPILYLEPLDVAADSAAAEADVDLDHIRPDLAELIARQANTLDENRPAAVERRRNTNQRTARENVAQLVDDGSFMEYGSLAIAAQRRRRRLDDLIKNTPADGLVMGVATVNAEKFGPEGARCIVVAYDYTVLAGTQGHMNHKKIDRMLTLAEDWRVPLVFYAEGGGGRPGDTDRLGMTGLDGPSFVQFARLSGLVPVIGVVSGYCFAGNAAMLGCCDVIIASRNASIGMGGPAMIEGGGLGVYHPAEVGPVSFQSPNGVIDILVEDEEEATSVAQKYLSYFQGAVTEWEAADQRLLRRAIPENRLRVYDIRSVIDLVADKDSVLELRRDYGVGMITALIRIEGKPFGLIANNPRHLGGAIDADAGDKAARFLQLCDAFDLPIVSLCDTPGFMVGPEAEKTAIVRHVSRMFVTGASLTVPLFGIVLRKGYGLGAQSMIGGGFHASFFTAAWPTGEFGGMGLEGYVRLGFRKEMEAIADPEERETYYRNKVAELYANGKAVSIASVFEIDNVIDPAQTRRWIMAGLRSVPKPPARTEKKRPCIDTW; via the coding sequence ATGTCGTTCAAGAAGCTCCTGATCGCCAATCGCGGCGAGATCGCCATCCGCATCGCACGCGCGGCGGCCGATGCCGGCATCGCGACGGTCGCGATCCATCCCGCCGACGATGCGCTGTCGCTGCACGTGCGCGTCGCGGACGAGGCGATCGAGATCCCCGGCCGCGGCGCGCGGGCCTATCTCGATATCGAGGCCGTGGTGAAAGCAGCGAAGAGCACAGCGTGCGATGCCGTGCATCCCGGCTATGGCTTCCTCAGCGAGAACGCGGCATTTGCAAAGGCCTGCGCGGACGCAGGGATCACTTTCGTCGGGCCGAAGGCGGCGGCGCTCGAACTGTTCGGCGACAAGGTCGCGGCACGGCAACTGGCAAAACGCTGCGGTGTGCCGATCATCGCCGGCACCAGCGGGCCGTCGAGCCTCGAGGAGATCACCGCGTTCTTCGCCTCGCTCGGCAGCAATGCGGCGATCGTGATCAAGGCGATGGCGGGCGGCGGCGGCCGTGGCATGCGGGTGGTGGAGAATGCGGCAGACCTGGCGGAAGCCTATGCGCGCTGCCAGTCCGAGGCCAAGGCGGCGTTCGGCTTCGACGGCGTCTATGCCGAGCGGCTGATCCGGCAGGCGCGTCACATCGAGGTGCAGATCATCGGCGATCGCCATGGCGCGATCTCCCATCTCTGGGAGCGCGAATGCACGATCCAGCGCCGGCACCAGAAGCTGGTCGAGGTCGCGCCGAGCCCGTCGCTGAGCGATCCCCTGCGCGGCCGCATCATCGAAGCGGCAAAGCAGCTGGCGGGTGCGGCGTCTTACGACAATCTCGGCACGTTCGAGTTTCTGGTGGACGGCACCGCCGAGGACAGCTTCGCTTTCATCGAGGCCAATCCGCGGCTCCAGGTCGAGCACACCGTGACCGAAGAGGTGCTCGACGTCGATCTCGTCCGCGCCCAGCTCGCGGTCGCCGCAGGCAGCACGCTGGCCTCGCTCGGTCTTGCGCAGGATTCGATCCCGAAGCCGCGCGGCCATGCCATGCAGCTTCGCGTCAACATGGAGACGCTGGACGAGACCGGCGCCACGCATCCGACCGGCGGCGTGCTTGCCGTGTTCGAGCCGCCGTCGGGCCCCGGTGTTCGCGTCGATAGCTTCGGTTATGCCGGATACAAGACCAGTGCCGCCTTCGACTCGCTGCTGGCCAAGGTGATCGTGCACACGCCAAGCGAGGCCTGGCATGACGTGGTCGCGAAAGCCTCGCGTGGCTTGCGCGAGTTCCGGATCGACGGCGTCGTCACCAACATCGCCTTCCTCCAGGCGGTGCTCGCGCATCCCGATTTCAGGACCAACCGTATCGCGACCGATTTCATCGACCGCAACATTGCCAAGCTCGTGGAAGCATCGGATGGCGCCGCCAAGCCGCTTTATTTCGCGGCGGCCGAGCGCAGCGGTGGCCACAGCGTGGAGGCGCACGTCGCGCAAGCCGTGCCCGAAGGCACGGTGATGGTCGCGGCGCCCCTGCAAGGCACCATCGTCACCATCCAGGTGAGGGAAGGCGAGATCGTCCGCCCCGGCCAGCAACTCGCCGTGATCGAGTCCATGAAGATGGAGCATCTGGTGATGGCCGAGCGGGGCGGCCGGGTGACAAAACTCGTCGCCGGTGACGGGGTCACGCTGATGCACGGCGAGCCGATCCTGTACCTCGAGCCGCTCGACGTCGCCGCCGATAGCGCAGCGGCGGAAGCCGATGTCGATCTCGACCATATCCGCCCCGACCTCGCCGAGCTGATCGCGCGCCAGGCCAACACGCTCGACGAGAACCGCCCCGCTGCGGTCGAGCGCCGCCGCAACACCAACCAGCGCACCGCGCGCGAGAACGTTGCCCAGCTGGTCGATGACGGCTCGTTCATGGAGTACGGCAGCCTCGCGATCGCGGCGCAGCGGCGCCGGCGCAGGCTCGACGACCTCATCAAGAATACGCCGGCCGACGGCCTCGTCATGGGCGTCGCCACGGTGAATGCCGAGAAATTCGGCCCCGAAGGCGCGCGCTGCATCGTCGTGGCCTACGACTACACCGTGCTCGCGGGCACGCAGGGCCACATGAACCACAAGAAGATCGACCGCATGCTGACGCTGGCGGAAGACTGGCGCGTGCCGCTGGTGTTTTACGCCGAGGGCGGCGGCGGCCGGCCCGGCGATACCGACCGGCTCGGCATGACCGGCCTCGACGGTCCCTCCTTCGTGCAGTTCGCAAGGCTCTCCGGCCTCGTGCCTGTCATCGGCGTCGTCTCCGGCTATTGCTTCGCCGGCAACGCCGCGATGCTCGGCTGCTGCGACGTCATCATCGCCAGCAGGAACGCCTCGATCGGCATGGGCGGCCCCGCCATGATCGAGGGCGGCGGCCTCGGCGTCTATCATCCGGCCGAGGTCGGCCCCGTCTCATTCCAGTCGCCCAACGGCGTCATCGACATCCTCGTCGAAGACGAAGAGGAAGCGACATCCGTCGCGCAAAAATACCTGTCCTATTTCCAGGGCGCGGTGACGGAGTGGGAGGCTGCCGACCAGCGTCTGCTCCGCCGCGCCATCCCCGAGAACCGCCTGCGCGTCTACGACATCCGCAGCGTGATCGACCTCGTCGCCGACAAGGACAGCGTGCTGGAGCTGCGCCGCGACTACGGCGTCGGCATGATCACCGCGCTGATCCGCATCGAAGGAAAACCGTTTGGCCTGATCGCCAACAACCCGCGCCATCTCGGCGGCGCCATCGATGCCGATGCCGGCGACAAGGCCGCGCGCTTCCTGCAGCTTTGCGACGCCTTTGACCTGCCGATCGTCTCGCTCTGCGACACGCCCGGCTTCATGGTCGGCCCGGAAGCCGAGAAGACCGCGATCGTGCGCCACGTCTCGCGCATGTTCGTCACAGGCGCGAGCCTCACCGTGCCGCTGTTCGGCATCGTCCTGCGCAAGGGCTATGGCTTAGGGGCGCAGTCGATGATCGGCGGCGGCTTCCACGCCTCGTTCTTCACCGCGGCCTGGCCCACGGGCGAGTTCGGCGGCATGGGCCTGGAGGGCTATGTCCGCCTCGGCTTCCGCAAGGAGATGGAGGCGATCGCCGATCCCGAGGAGCGCGAGACCTATTACCGCAACAAGGTCGCCGAGCTCTATGCCAACGGCAAGGCGGTCTCGATCGCCTCGGTGTTCGAGATCGACAACGTCATCGACCCCGCCCAGACGCGGCGGTGGATCATGGCGGGGCTCAGGTCGGTGCCGAAGCCGCCGGCGCGGACGGAGAAGAAGCGGCCGTGCATCGACACGTGGTGA
- a CDS encoding AMP-binding protein, producing MNTGLDEKDYLATLRGLWDKAWPAGLPRSPNYLHGEVPLTEYLRTWAKRSPERPAVIFYGHVTTYADLDRQSDRFAALLQQKGVRKGDRVAVFLPNCPQFHIVFFGILKLGAVHVPVSPLSRAFELSYELNDTQAEVIVALDQLMPIVDQVRGEVRLREIIVTSFADVVPAAPAFPAPDSIRTPRVAVSGATDLLPALAAMPAPTPLPPPRLDDVAALNYTGGTTGMPKGCVHTHRDMVYTAAANYGISLPSDESSVFLSFFPEFWIAGENSGLIFPLFSGGTLVLLARWDAVGAMAAIDKYKVTITAMPVDSAVEMMDHPRWSEFDLSSLKQVRVVSFVKKLNADYRRRWKDLTGTILMEAAWGMTETHTSNTFTAGFQDGDFDLNSQPIFVGLPVPGAEFKITDFETGALLPLGAEGEIRVRTPSLLKSYWNKPEATAESLVDGWLRTGDIGTIDKDGFLHFLGRRKEMLKVKGMSVFPPEIEALLGQHPKVLGSGVVGRDDPDKGQVPVAYIQLKPEAIGTVSEQELRAWCAERMAVYKVPEVRIIDALPLTATGKVRKQDLNPNPPAVQ from the coding sequence ATGAACACGGGCCTCGACGAGAAGGACTACCTCGCCACCTTGCGCGGCCTGTGGGACAAGGCCTGGCCGGCGGGCCTGCCGCGCTCGCCGAACTATCTGCATGGCGAAGTTCCTCTGACGGAATATCTGCGCACCTGGGCGAAGCGGAGTCCGGAGCGGCCCGCCGTGATCTTCTACGGCCATGTGACCACCTATGCCGATCTCGATCGGCAGAGCGATCGCTTTGCGGCGCTGTTGCAGCAGAAGGGCGTGCGCAAGGGCGATCGTGTCGCCGTCTTCCTGCCGAACTGCCCGCAATTCCACATCGTGTTCTTCGGTATCCTGAAGCTCGGCGCGGTCCACGTTCCCGTCAGTCCTTTGTCGCGCGCGTTCGAATTGTCCTACGAGCTCAACGACACCCAGGCCGAGGTGATCGTGGCGCTCGACCAGCTCATGCCTATCGTTGATCAGGTCCGCGGCGAGGTGCGGTTGCGCGAGATCATCGTCACCAGCTTTGCCGATGTCGTGCCGGCGGCACCTGCGTTTCCAGCGCCGGACTCGATCCGCACGCCGCGCGTCGCGGTCTCCGGCGCAACTGATCTCCTGCCGGCGCTTGCGGCAATGCCCGCACCGACCCCGCTGCCGCCGCCTCGCCTCGATGATGTCGCCGCGCTCAACTACACCGGCGGCACCACCGGGATGCCCAAGGGTTGCGTCCATACCCATCGCGACATGGTCTACACGGCCGCCGCCAATTACGGCATCTCGCTTCCCTCGGACGAGAGCAGCGTGTTCCTGTCGTTCTTTCCGGAGTTCTGGATTGCGGGCGAGAATTCCGGCCTGATCTTTCCGCTGTTCTCAGGCGGCACGCTGGTTCTGCTCGCGCGCTGGGACGCCGTCGGTGCGATGGCCGCGATCGACAAATACAAGGTCACGATCACGGCGATGCCGGTCGACAGCGCGGTCGAGATGATGGACCATCCGCGCTGGAGCGAGTTCGACCTGTCGTCGCTGAAACAGGTGCGCGTGGTCTCCTTCGTCAAGAAGCTCAACGCCGACTATCGCAGGCGCTGGAAGGATCTCACCGGCACGATTCTGATGGAGGCGGCCTGGGGCATGACCGAGACGCACACCTCCAATACCTTCACCGCTGGCTTTCAGGACGGAGATTTCGACCTCAACAGCCAGCCGATCTTCGTCGGCCTGCCGGTCCCCGGCGCCGAGTTCAAGATCACCGATTTCGAGACCGGCGCGCTGCTGCCGCTGGGAGCCGAAGGCGAGATCCGCGTGCGTACGCCGTCGCTTCTCAAGAGCTACTGGAACAAGCCGGAGGCAACCGCGGAATCGCTCGTCGACGGCTGGTTGCGCACCGGCGATATCGGCACCATCGACAAGGACGGCTTTCTGCACTTCCTCGGCCGGCGCAAGGAGATGCTGAAGGTCAAGGGCATGAGCGTGTTTCCGCCGGAGATCGAGGCGCTGCTGGGGCAGCATCCGAAGGTGCTGGGCTCGGGCGTGGTCGGCCGTGACGATCCCGACAAGGGCCAGGTGCCGGTCGCCTACATCCAGCTCAAGCCGGAAGCGATCGGCACGGTCTCGGAGCAGGAACTGCGCGCCTGGTGCGCCGAGCGCATGGCCGTCTACAAGGTTCCGGAAGTCCGCATTATCGATGCGCTGCCCCTGACGGCGACGGGCAAGGTCAGGAAGCAGGACCTCAACCCAAATCCTCCTGCCGTCCAGTGA
- a CDS encoding methyl-accepting chemotaxis protein produces the protein MIFSRISFKLVLIVGISLLGMIALAPVALSTLRAQMVTDRQAKTQQMVDVGYGILAHYQKLESEGKLSREQAQAGAMAEIKSLRYDKVEYFWINDMTPKMVMHPIKPELDGKDLSAMKDPAGNALFMGFVDVVTKHGAGFYGYLWPKPGFDQPVGKISYVKGFAPWGWIIGTGIYLDDVDAAFRQNAMTFAYICLAVLVVVLGASFLIGRSVTRPLARITALTERLAAGDSAFDVPYADRRDEVGGLAKALAVFKDNASAVSRMHAEQQELKQKADDEKRKAMADLAGKFEASVQAVVRDVFEEARAMQQAAQGMSETANKASDRASFVATACQQASSNVQTVASAAGELSTSIAEISQRVAQAATVADKAAADGQRTNDTVQGLAAAAHKIGEVIDLINQIASQTNLLALNATIEAARAGEAGKGFAVVASEVKSLASQTAKATDEIGAQITAIQAETNQVVGNIESIRATIMEVNEISSSIAAAVEEQGAATKAIAHSVQEAASGTDQVSHNISGVTDATAETGQAAGRVLQSSGRLTQKLQSLQDEVSTFVAGVRAA, from the coding sequence ATGATTTTCTCCCGCATCAGTTTCAAGCTGGTCCTGATTGTCGGCATCAGCCTCCTCGGCATGATCGCCCTGGCGCCGGTCGCCCTCTCGACCCTGCGCGCACAGATGGTCACCGACCGTCAGGCCAAGACGCAGCAGATGGTCGATGTCGGTTACGGCATCCTGGCGCATTACCAGAAGCTCGAGAGCGAAGGAAAACTCTCGCGCGAGCAGGCCCAGGCCGGCGCGATGGCCGAGATCAAGAGCCTGCGCTACGACAAGGTCGAGTATTTCTGGATCAACGACATGACCCCCAAGATGGTCATGCATCCGATCAAGCCCGAGCTCGACGGCAAGGATCTCTCCGCCATGAAGGATCCCGCCGGCAATGCGCTGTTCATGGGCTTCGTCGACGTCGTCACCAAGCACGGTGCGGGCTTCTACGGCTATCTCTGGCCGAAGCCCGGCTTCGACCAGCCGGTCGGGAAAATCTCCTATGTGAAGGGCTTTGCGCCCTGGGGCTGGATCATCGGCACCGGCATCTATCTCGACGATGTCGACGCCGCCTTCCGCCAGAACGCGATGACCTTCGCCTACATTTGTCTCGCGGTGTTGGTCGTGGTGCTCGGCGCCTCGTTCCTGATCGGCCGCAGCGTCACCAGGCCGCTGGCCCGCATCACCGCGCTGACCGAGCGCCTTGCCGCCGGCGACAGCGCCTTCGACGTGCCCTACGCCGACCGCCGCGACGAGGTCGGCGGCCTCGCCAAGGCGCTCGCCGTGTTCAAGGACAATGCATCGGCGGTGAGCCGGATGCATGCCGAGCAGCAGGAGCTGAAGCAGAAGGCCGACGACGAGAAGCGCAAGGCGATGGCCGACCTCGCCGGCAAGTTCGAGGCGAGCGTCCAGGCCGTCGTCCGCGACGTCTTCGAGGAGGCCCGCGCGATGCAGCAGGCCGCGCAGGGCATGTCGGAAACCGCGAACAAGGCAAGCGACCGGGCCAGCTTCGTCGCCACCGCCTGCCAGCAGGCCTCGAGCAATGTGCAGACGGTGGCCTCCGCCGCCGGCGAATTGTCGACCTCGATCGCCGAGATCAGCCAGCGCGTGGCGCAAGCCGCGACAGTGGCCGACAAGGCCGCCGCCGACGGCCAGCGCACCAACGACACCGTGCAAGGCCTTGCCGCCGCCGCGCACAAGATCGGCGAGGTCATCGACCTCATCAACCAGATCGCCTCGCAGACCAATCTGCTCGCGCTCAACGCCACCATCGAGGCGGCGCGCGCCGGCGAAGCCGGCAAGGGTTTTGCGGTGGTCGCGAGCGAGGTGAAGTCGCTGGCGAGCCAGACCGCGAAGGCGACCGACGAGATCGGCGCGCAGATCACCGCGATCCAGGCCGAAACCAATCAGGTCGTCGGCAACATCGAAAGCATCCGCGCCACCATCATGGAGGTCAACGAGATCTCCTCGTCGATCGCCGCCGCGGTCGAGGAGCAGGGCGCCGCGACGAAGGCGATCGCGCACAGCGTGCAGGAGGCGGCCTCCGGCACCGACCAGGTCTCGCACAACATCTCCGGCGTCACTGATGCGACCGCCGAGACCGGACAGGCCGCCGGTCGCGTGCTGCAATCGAGCGGCCGGCTGACGCAGAAGCTGCAATCGCTGCAGGACGAGGTCAGCACCTTCGTCGCGGGCGTGCGGGCGGCGTAG
- a CDS encoding GFA family protein: MVAFRGSCLCGEVAFEVDAPFDRFLNCHCSRCRKATGTAHSCEVIVKAEAVRWLRGEASVGRFDLPNARSFATAFCRTCGSPMPHLTRSGREAIIHAGAFDEPLRTTPDRHVQWASRADWYVHGDGLPVED; this comes from the coding sequence ATGGTGGCATTCCGCGGCAGCTGCCTCTGCGGCGAGGTCGCCTTCGAGGTCGATGCTCCGTTCGACCGTTTCCTCAACTGCCATTGCTCGCGCTGCCGCAAGGCGACGGGGACCGCACATTCCTGCGAGGTGATCGTGAAGGCAGAGGCTGTTCGCTGGCTGCGCGGTGAAGCATCCGTCGGGCGCTTCGACCTGCCCAACGCGCGGAGCTTTGCCACCGCGTTCTGCAGGACCTGCGGCAGTCCGATGCCGCATCTCACCCGCAGCGGACGCGAAGCGATCATCCATGCCGGCGCATTCGACGAGCCGTTGCGGACAACACCCGATCGGCACGTGCAGTGGGCATCACGCGCGGACTGGTATGTGCACGGCGACGGATTGCCGGTCGAGGACTGA
- a CDS encoding DUF1989 domain-containing protein, with protein MPPNIPPAPADAASRRAAKPAIVYPAGTMPGPDMATLEAARRAAVKTHELIVPPRDARAFRVARGQFFRIVSIEGPQVGDLNLWNADDLSERFFSGKTRALHGTHVGIGDRLWSNMPYLRPMATISHDTLGWYGFDADGAGIHDVIGTRCDPYTNLLLNGTVYDFCCHSNLSRALATELKMEPHAVEHHVHDVLNVFMCTGFSKDTHQYFMKASPVRPGDFIELFAEIDLLGALSACPGGDCSATHSSDAAACHPLKIEIFEPDRTALEGWTWPTPSAYHRRHGAHAGS; from the coding sequence ATGCCTCCAAATATCCCACCCGCCCCCGCTGATGCCGCTTCGCGCCGCGCCGCCAAGCCGGCCATCGTCTATCCGGCCGGGACGATGCCCGGGCCGGATATGGCCACGCTCGAAGCCGCCCGCCGTGCGGCGGTCAAGACGCACGAGCTCATCGTGCCGCCGCGCGATGCCCGTGCCTTTCGCGTGGCGCGAGGCCAGTTCTTCCGCATCGTCAGCATCGAAGGCCCTCAGGTCGGCGACCTCAATCTCTGGAACGCGGACGATCTCTCCGAGCGTTTCTTCAGCGGCAAAACGCGGGCGCTCCATGGCACGCATGTCGGCATCGGCGACCGGCTCTGGAGCAACATGCCCTATCTTCGGCCGATGGCGACCATCAGTCACGATACGCTCGGCTGGTACGGCTTCGACGCGGACGGCGCCGGCATTCACGATGTGATCGGCACGCGATGCGATCCCTATACAAATCTGCTGCTGAACGGCACGGTTTACGATTTTTGCTGCCACTCCAACCTGTCGCGTGCGCTGGCGACCGAACTGAAGATGGAGCCGCATGCGGTGGAGCATCATGTCCACGACGTGCTCAACGTCTTCATGTGCACCGGCTTCAGCAAGGACACCCATCAATATTTCATGAAGGCAAGCCCGGTCCGCCCCGGCGACTTCATCGAGCTCTTCGCGGAGATCGACCTGCTCGGCGCGTTGTCGGCCTGTCCCGGTGGAGACTGCAGCGCAACCCATTCCAGCGATGCGGCGGCATGCCATCCGCTCAAGATCGAAATCTTCGAGCCGGATCGAACGGCCCTGGAGGGCTGGACCTGGCCCACGCCGAGCGCCTATCATCGTCGCCACGGTGCGCATGCGGGAAGCTGA
- a CDS encoding GTP-binding protein, protein MPVPVLLVTGFLGAGKTTVVNHLLAHADGRRIAAIVNDFGAINIDAELIVGASDGVVSLANGCICCSLEGDLLRTLSTLLRRDPKPDHIVIETSGVADPADIVRNLMDPVILREAPLETVLCVLDAGTPPSAMDDALLRSQLRVADIVALSKLDLAGADAGTRMREAIRAQRVPAVVVDARHGEIPSALLFPTTADRAPAPRDPGPKRPAEERFETLSWTSDHPVSLPRLQQAIGRLAPKLARAKGLFETVEQPGRQMVFQFAGGRATLAPGEAPPQGVPRTRIVFIAELGVLSKAELDGIMEGCVAGG, encoded by the coding sequence ATGCCGGTCCCGGTTCTCCTGGTGACGGGTTTCCTCGGGGCCGGCAAAACCACGGTCGTCAACCATCTGCTGGCGCACGCGGACGGGCGGCGGATCGCCGCCATCGTCAACGATTTCGGCGCCATCAACATCGATGCGGAGCTGATCGTGGGTGCGAGCGACGGCGTGGTCAGCCTCGCCAATGGCTGCATCTGCTGCTCGCTCGAGGGCGATCTGCTCCGTACGCTTTCGACGCTGCTGCGGCGTGATCCGAAGCCCGACCATATCGTCATCGAGACCAGCGGCGTCGCCGATCCCGCCGACATCGTGCGCAATCTGATGGACCCGGTGATCCTGCGCGAGGCGCCGCTGGAGACGGTGCTCTGCGTTTTGGATGCGGGGACGCCGCCATCGGCCATGGACGACGCGCTGCTGCGGTCGCAATTGCGCGTCGCAGATATCGTGGCGCTGAGCAAGCTCGATCTTGCGGGCGCGGACGCGGGGACGCGGATGCGCGAAGCCATCCGCGCGCAGCGCGTGCCCGCGGTGGTGGTCGACGCACGCCATGGCGAGATTCCGTCCGCGCTGCTGTTTCCCACGACCGCCGACCGCGCGCCTGCGCCGCGCGATCCGGGACCGAAACGGCCGGCGGAGGAACGCTTCGAGACGCTGAGCTGGACCTCCGATCACCCGGTCTCGCTGCCGCGTCTGCAGCAGGCCATCGGCCGCCTTGCGCCGAAGCTGGCACGCGCCAAGGGCCTGTTCGAGACCGTCGAGCAGCCCGGACGCCAGATGGTGTTCCAGTTCGCCGGCGGCCGCGCCACGCTCGCGCCAGGCGAGGCGCCGCCGCAAGGCGTGCCGCGGACACGGATCGTCTTCATCGCCGAGCTCGGCGTGCTCTCGAAGGCCGAGCTTGACGGGATCATGGAGGGGTGTGTTGCGGGCGGCTGA
- a CDS encoding amidohydrolase family protein, whose amino-acid sequence MSGLVISGGRVVDPASGMDAVGDVAVVDGKIAAVGTGLGGAERVIDATGLVVAPGFIDLHAHGQSLPADRMQAFDGVTTTLDLEAGVLPVGSWYERQARKGRVLNYGAATNWAFARIGAMTGSNAESSLEAFGNAMRDRRWMDNVATDAEVAGILERLGRGLNEGGIGIGILNAYAPGAGVQELTAVCQLAAAKDVPTFTHVAFMSRIDPESAVEAYIRLIGYAGATGAHMHICHFNSSSKTDIARCRVLVEKAQAQGLPITVEAYPYGTGSTVLAAAFFSDPQFVERNGTGYDSVQRVTDGYRFHDREELLKAQAEEPSSLVLWHILDTENNAHHRDLLDMSVLYPGGAIASDAMPWTLSDGSTYTGDAWPLPDDATSHPRSAGCFTKFIREWVRERKAVSLLEGVRKCALIPAEILSQSTPAMRAKGRLAKDADADIVVFDYEKLSDRATFTAMNRPSEGVRHLVVSGQVLISDGILDVTARPGKPVRRPVVES is encoded by the coding sequence ATGAGTGGTTTGGTGATTTCTGGCGGCCGGGTGGTGGATCCCGCGAGCGGGATGGATGCCGTCGGTGATGTGGCGGTGGTGGATGGCAAGATCGCCGCCGTCGGCACCGGCCTCGGCGGCGCCGAGCGGGTGATCGATGCCACAGGCCTCGTGGTGGCCCCCGGCTTCATCGATCTGCACGCCCATGGCCAGTCGCTTCCGGCCGACCGCATGCAGGCGTTCGACGGGGTGACGACGACGCTCGATCTCGAGGCCGGCGTGCTGCCGGTCGGGTCCTGGTATGAGCGCCAGGCGCGGAAGGGCCGCGTGCTGAACTACGGCGCCGCCACCAACTGGGCCTTTGCCCGCATCGGCGCGATGACGGGCTCCAACGCGGAGAGCTCGCTGGAGGCGTTCGGCAACGCCATGCGCGATCGCCGCTGGATGGACAACGTCGCAACCGATGCGGAAGTCGCGGGCATTCTCGAACGTCTCGGGCGCGGCCTCAACGAAGGCGGCATCGGCATCGGCATTTTGAACGCTTATGCGCCGGGCGCCGGCGTGCAGGAGCTGACCGCGGTATGTCAGCTCGCGGCCGCCAAGGACGTGCCCACCTTCACCCATGTCGCCTTCATGTCACGCATCGATCCCGAGAGCGCGGTTGAAGCCTATATCCGCCTGATCGGCTATGCCGGCGCCACCGGCGCGCACATGCACATCTGCCATTTCAACTCGTCGAGCAAGACCGACATCGCGCGATGCCGCGTGCTGGTCGAGAAGGCGCAGGCGCAAGGACTGCCGATTACGGTCGAGGCCTACCCTTACGGCACCGGCTCGACCGTGCTGGCCGCCGCCTTCTTCAGCGATCCGCAATTCGTCGAGCGTAACGGCACCGGTTACGATTCCGTGCAGCGCGTCACCGATGGCTACCGCTTCCACGACCGCGAGGAACTGCTCAAGGCTCAGGCCGAAGAGCCGTCCTCGCTGGTGCTCTGGCACATCCTCGACACCGAGAACAACGCGCACCACCGTGACCTGCTCGACATGTCGGTGCTGTATCCCGGCGGCGCGATCGCCTCCGACGCGATGCCGTGGACGCTCTCTGACGGCTCAACCTATACCGGCGATGCCTGGCCGCTGCCGGATGACGCCACCTCGCATCCGCGCTCGGCCGGCTGCTTCACGAAATTCATCCGCGAATGGGTGCGCGAGCGCAAGGCCGTGTCGCTGCTGGAAGGCGTGCGCAAATGCGCGCTGATCCCGGCGGAGATCCTGTCCCAGAGCACGCCGGCGATGCGGGCCAAGGGCCGGCTCGCGAAGGACGCGGATGCCGATATCGTCGTGTTCGACTACGAGAAGCTCAGCGATCGCGCGACCTTCACGGCGATGAACCGTCCCTCTGAGGGCGTTCGGCATCTGGTCGTCAGCGGCCAGGTGCTGATCAGCGACGGCATTCTCGATGTGACGGCGCGGCCGGGAAAACCCGTGCGGCGCCCCGTCGTGGAGAGCTGA